From Epinephelus lanceolatus isolate andai-2023 chromosome 12, ASM4190304v1, whole genome shotgun sequence, the proteins below share one genomic window:
- the ubtfl gene encoding upstream binding transcription factor, like isoform X1 yields the protein MMNGSSSVSTAQSARIKSEPADDWSKEDCLTLLERIRSLLPDADGMKYKTTESHFDWDKVCFGSFTAEMCRQKWQKVSSEVRKYRTMTELIVDAMEFVKNPYKGKKLKTHPDFPKKPLTPYFRFFMEKRAKYAKIHPEMSNLDLTKILSKKYKELPDKKKQKYITEFQREKEEFEKNMARFKEDHPELIEERKKSDLPEKPKTPQQLWYNHEKKTYMKLHPEVSQKELKEALRRQWSQLSDKRRLKWISKALELQKDYEGSMRAYHEAHPDVNSDDHVRSVLTKAERQLKDKFDGRPTKPPPNGYSLYCAELMVNMKDVPSTERMVLCSKQWKMMTQKEKDMFQKRCEQRKKQYDIDLQRFLESLPEEERDRVMGEEKLGGARLGGGVAASPHRAKSPSVKERCREAEPETWAPAGPPKDRRDGKKAAKLPVTPKTAEEMWQHSVIGDYLAKYRSDRRKAQVAMEAAWKSMEKKEKIPWIKKAAEDQKRYEVQYHPVRELLEMRAPAAAAAPAQSQRKPKFDGEPKKPPVSGYQMFSQELLTNGELNHFSLKERMVEIGKRWHKLSQSQKDKYKKMVEEQQVEYKAELEDWVKSLSPQDRAVYKEFSSSKRRSTTKVRSSPGAKVRVTAKKAASSRATTQTVGVNKRAMAYRAKQDMTDSDEEKSDSSDSDEDDETSGSTDSDDEDDENDDEDEDDEDDEDQTSSEESSDSDSD from the exons ATGATGAACGGCAGCAGCAGCGTCTCCACGGCTCAGAGTGCCAGGATCAAAAGTGAACCAG cagatGATTGGTCAAAGGAGGACTGTCTGACTCTGTTGGAGAGGATTCGCAGTCTCCTGCCGGACGCAGACGGGATGAAGTATAAGACCACAGAGTCGCACTTCGACTGGGACAAAGTTTGTTTCGGCAGCTTCACCGCAGAAATGTGCCGCCAGAAATGGCAGAAAGTCTCATCAGAG GTTCGAAAGTACAGAACAATGACGGAGCTCATCGTGGACGCCATGGAGTTCGTCAAGAATCCGTATAAAGGCAAGAAACTGAAG ACTCATCCAGAtttcccaaaaaaacccctgacTCCATACTTCCGCTTCTTCATGGAGAAACGAGCCAAGTACGCCAAAATCCACCCGGAGATGAGCAACCTGGACCTGACCAAGATCCTGTCCAAGAAGTACAAAGAGCTGCCCGACAAGAAGAAG CAAAAATACATCACAGAGTTCCAGCGAGAGAAGGAGGAGTTTGAGAAGAACATGGCTCGATTCAA GGAGGACCATCCGGAGCTGATCGAGGAGAGGAAGAAGTCCGACCTGCCAGAGAAACCCAAAACTCCTCAACAGCTGTGGTACAACCACGAGAAGAAGACCTACATGAAGCTCCACCCAGAG GTGAGTCAGAAGGAGCTGAAGGAGGCTCTGAGGAGACAGTGGTCCCAACTGTCTGACAAGAGAAGACTCAAGTGGATCAGCAAAGCCCTGGAGCTCCAGAAGGACTATGAG GGCAGTATGAGAGCGTATCATGAAGCTCACCCTGACGTGAACTCTGACGATCACGTCCGCTCGGTCCTCACTAAAGCAGAGAGACAGCTGAAGGACAAGTTTGACGGACGGCCTACGAAACCACCGCC TAACGGCTACTCTCTGTACTGTGCGGAGCTGATGGTGAACATGAAGGACGTCCCGAGCACGGAGCGGATGGTGCTGTGCAGTAAACAGTGGAAGATGATGACGCAGAAAGAGAAGGACATGTTCCAGAAACGCTGCGAGCAG AGAAAGAAGCAGTACGACATCGACCTGCAGCGGTTTCTGGAG agtCTCCCGGAGGAGGAACGAGATCGAGTCATGGGTGAGGAGAAACTGGGTGGAGCCAGACTGGGAGGGGGTGTGGCCGCCAGCCCGCACAGAGCCAAGTCTCCTTCTGTCAAG GAGCGGTGTCGGGAGGCGGAGCCAGAGACGTGGGCACCTGCCGGACCACCGAAAGACAGACGGGATGGGAAGAAGGCGGCGAAGCTTCCAGTGACGCCAAAAACAGCCGAGGAGATGTGGCAGCACAGTGTGATCGGAGACTACCTGGCTAAATACAGA AGCGACCGCAGGAAGGCTCAGGTGGCGATGGAGGCGGCCTGGAAGTCGatggagaagaaggagaagattCCTTGGATCAAGAAGGCAGCAGAGGATCAGAAGCGTTACGAGGTTCAGTACCATCCCGTG AGGGAGCTGTTGGAGATGAGAGCTCCAGCGGCGGCAGCGGCGCCGGCTCAGAGCCAGAGGAAACCCAAGTTTGATGGAGAACCGAAGAAACCTCCAGT GAGCGGGTATCAGATGTTCTCCCAGGAGCTGCTGACCAACGGCGAGCTGAATCACTTCAGCCTGAAGGAGCGCATGGTGGAGATCGGGAAGAGGTGGCACAAATTGAGCCAGAGTCAGAAAGACAAGTACAAGAAGAtggtggaggagcagcaggtggagtACAAGGCCGAGCTGGAGGACTGGGTCAAG TCTCTGTCTCCTCAGGACCGAGCCGTCTACAAAGAGTTCTCCTCCTCG AAACGTCGCAGCACCACAAAAGTTCGCAGCAGTCCTGGAGCTAAAGTCCGTGTGACGGCGAAGAAGGCGGCCAGTTCAAGAGCCACCACGCAAACAGTCGGCGTGAACAAGAGAGCCATGGCCTACAGAGCCAAG CAGGACATGACCGACTCAGACGAGGAGAAGAGTGACTCGTCTGATTCTGACGAAGACGATGAGACTTCAGGAAGCACCGACAGCGACGATGAGGATGATGAG AATGACGATGAGGACGAGGATGACGAGGACGATGAAGATCAGACCTCCTCAGAGGAATCTAGTGACTCAGACTCGGACTAG
- the ubtfl gene encoding upstream binding transcription factor, like isoform X3, with amino-acid sequence MMNGSSSVSTAQSARIKSEPADDWSKEDCLTLLERIRSLLPDADGMKYKTTESHFDWDKVCFGSFTAEMCRQKWQKVSSEVRKYRTMTELIVDAMEFVKNPYKGKKLKTHPDFPKKPLTPYFRFFMEKRAKYAKIHPEMSNLDLTKILSKKYKELPDKKKQKYITEFQREKEEFEKNMARFKEDHPELIEERKKSDLPEKPKTPQQLWYNHEKKTYMKLHPEVSQKELKEALRRQWSQLSDKRRLKWISKALELQKDYEGSMRAYHEAHPDVNSDDHVRSVLTKAERQLKDKFDGRPTKPPPNGYSLYCAELMVNMKDVPSTERMVLCSKQWKMMTQKEKDMFQKRCEQRKKQYDIDLQRFLESLPEEERDRVMGEEKLGGARLGGGVAASPHRAKSPSVKERCREAEPETWAPAGPPKDRRDGKKAAKLPVTPKTAEEMWQHSVIGDYLAKYRSDRRKAQVAMEAAWKSMEKKEKIPWIKKAAEDQKRYEVQYHPVRELLEMRAPAAAAAPAQSQRKPKFDGEPKKPPVSGYQMFSQELLTNGELNHFSLKERMVEIGKRWHKLSQSQKDKYKKMVEEQQVEYKAELEDWVKSLSPQDRAVYKEFSSSKRRSTTKVRSSPGAKVRVTAKKAASSRATTQTVGVNKRAMAYRAKDMTDSDEEKSDSSDSDEDDETSGSTDSDDEDDENDDEDEDDEDDEDQTSSEESSDSDSD; translated from the exons ATGATGAACGGCAGCAGCAGCGTCTCCACGGCTCAGAGTGCCAGGATCAAAAGTGAACCAG cagatGATTGGTCAAAGGAGGACTGTCTGACTCTGTTGGAGAGGATTCGCAGTCTCCTGCCGGACGCAGACGGGATGAAGTATAAGACCACAGAGTCGCACTTCGACTGGGACAAAGTTTGTTTCGGCAGCTTCACCGCAGAAATGTGCCGCCAGAAATGGCAGAAAGTCTCATCAGAG GTTCGAAAGTACAGAACAATGACGGAGCTCATCGTGGACGCCATGGAGTTCGTCAAGAATCCGTATAAAGGCAAGAAACTGAAG ACTCATCCAGAtttcccaaaaaaacccctgacTCCATACTTCCGCTTCTTCATGGAGAAACGAGCCAAGTACGCCAAAATCCACCCGGAGATGAGCAACCTGGACCTGACCAAGATCCTGTCCAAGAAGTACAAAGAGCTGCCCGACAAGAAGAAG CAAAAATACATCACAGAGTTCCAGCGAGAGAAGGAGGAGTTTGAGAAGAACATGGCTCGATTCAA GGAGGACCATCCGGAGCTGATCGAGGAGAGGAAGAAGTCCGACCTGCCAGAGAAACCCAAAACTCCTCAACAGCTGTGGTACAACCACGAGAAGAAGACCTACATGAAGCTCCACCCAGAG GTGAGTCAGAAGGAGCTGAAGGAGGCTCTGAGGAGACAGTGGTCCCAACTGTCTGACAAGAGAAGACTCAAGTGGATCAGCAAAGCCCTGGAGCTCCAGAAGGACTATGAG GGCAGTATGAGAGCGTATCATGAAGCTCACCCTGACGTGAACTCTGACGATCACGTCCGCTCGGTCCTCACTAAAGCAGAGAGACAGCTGAAGGACAAGTTTGACGGACGGCCTACGAAACCACCGCC TAACGGCTACTCTCTGTACTGTGCGGAGCTGATGGTGAACATGAAGGACGTCCCGAGCACGGAGCGGATGGTGCTGTGCAGTAAACAGTGGAAGATGATGACGCAGAAAGAGAAGGACATGTTCCAGAAACGCTGCGAGCAG AGAAAGAAGCAGTACGACATCGACCTGCAGCGGTTTCTGGAG agtCTCCCGGAGGAGGAACGAGATCGAGTCATGGGTGAGGAGAAACTGGGTGGAGCCAGACTGGGAGGGGGTGTGGCCGCCAGCCCGCACAGAGCCAAGTCTCCTTCTGTCAAG GAGCGGTGTCGGGAGGCGGAGCCAGAGACGTGGGCACCTGCCGGACCACCGAAAGACAGACGGGATGGGAAGAAGGCGGCGAAGCTTCCAGTGACGCCAAAAACAGCCGAGGAGATGTGGCAGCACAGTGTGATCGGAGACTACCTGGCTAAATACAGA AGCGACCGCAGGAAGGCTCAGGTGGCGATGGAGGCGGCCTGGAAGTCGatggagaagaaggagaagattCCTTGGATCAAGAAGGCAGCAGAGGATCAGAAGCGTTACGAGGTTCAGTACCATCCCGTG AGGGAGCTGTTGGAGATGAGAGCTCCAGCGGCGGCAGCGGCGCCGGCTCAGAGCCAGAGGAAACCCAAGTTTGATGGAGAACCGAAGAAACCTCCAGT GAGCGGGTATCAGATGTTCTCCCAGGAGCTGCTGACCAACGGCGAGCTGAATCACTTCAGCCTGAAGGAGCGCATGGTGGAGATCGGGAAGAGGTGGCACAAATTGAGCCAGAGTCAGAAAGACAAGTACAAGAAGAtggtggaggagcagcaggtggagtACAAGGCCGAGCTGGAGGACTGGGTCAAG TCTCTGTCTCCTCAGGACCGAGCCGTCTACAAAGAGTTCTCCTCCTCG AAACGTCGCAGCACCACAAAAGTTCGCAGCAGTCCTGGAGCTAAAGTCCGTGTGACGGCGAAGAAGGCGGCCAGTTCAAGAGCCACCACGCAAACAGTCGGCGTGAACAAGAGAGCCATGGCCTACAGAGCCAAG GACATGACCGACTCAGACGAGGAGAAGAGTGACTCGTCTGATTCTGACGAAGACGATGAGACTTCAGGAAGCACCGACAGCGACGATGAGGATGATGAG AATGACGATGAGGACGAGGATGACGAGGACGATGAAGATCAGACCTCCTCAGAGGAATCTAGTGACTCAGACTCGGACTAG
- the ubtfl gene encoding upstream binding transcription factor, like isoform X4 has translation MMNGSSSVSTAQSARIKSEPADDWSKEDCLTLLERIRSLLPDADGMKYKTTESHFDWDKVCFGSFTAEMCRQKWQKVSSEVRKYRTMTELIVDAMEFVKNPYKGKKLKTHPDFPKKPLTPYFRFFMEKRAKYAKIHPEMSNLDLTKILSKKYKELPDKKKQKYITEFQREKEEFEKNMARFKEDHPELIEERKKSDLPEKPKTPQQLWYNHEKKTYMKLHPEVSQKELKEALRRQWSQLSDKRRLKWISKALELQKDYEGSMRAYHEAHPDVNSDDHVRSVLTKAERQLKDKFDGRPTKPPPNGYSLYCAELMVNMKDVPSTERMVLCSKQWKMMTQKEKDMFQKRCEQRKKQYDIDLQRFLESLPEEERDRVMGEEKLGGARLGGGVAASPHRAKSPSVKERCREAEPETWAPAGPPKDRRDGKKAAKLPVTPKTAEEMWQHSVIGDYLAKYRSDRRKAQVAMEAAWKSMEKKEKIPWIKKAAEDQKRYERELLEMRAPAAAAAPAQSQRKPKFDGEPKKPPVSGYQMFSQELLTNGELNHFSLKERMVEIGKRWHKLSQSQKDKYKKMVEEQQVEYKAELEDWVKSLSPQDRAVYKEFSSSKRRSTTKVRSSPGAKVRVTAKKAASSRATTQTVGVNKRAMAYRAKQDMTDSDEEKSDSSDSDEDDETSGSTDSDDEDDENDDEDEDDEDDEDQTSSEESSDSDSD, from the exons ATGATGAACGGCAGCAGCAGCGTCTCCACGGCTCAGAGTGCCAGGATCAAAAGTGAACCAG cagatGATTGGTCAAAGGAGGACTGTCTGACTCTGTTGGAGAGGATTCGCAGTCTCCTGCCGGACGCAGACGGGATGAAGTATAAGACCACAGAGTCGCACTTCGACTGGGACAAAGTTTGTTTCGGCAGCTTCACCGCAGAAATGTGCCGCCAGAAATGGCAGAAAGTCTCATCAGAG GTTCGAAAGTACAGAACAATGACGGAGCTCATCGTGGACGCCATGGAGTTCGTCAAGAATCCGTATAAAGGCAAGAAACTGAAG ACTCATCCAGAtttcccaaaaaaacccctgacTCCATACTTCCGCTTCTTCATGGAGAAACGAGCCAAGTACGCCAAAATCCACCCGGAGATGAGCAACCTGGACCTGACCAAGATCCTGTCCAAGAAGTACAAAGAGCTGCCCGACAAGAAGAAG CAAAAATACATCACAGAGTTCCAGCGAGAGAAGGAGGAGTTTGAGAAGAACATGGCTCGATTCAA GGAGGACCATCCGGAGCTGATCGAGGAGAGGAAGAAGTCCGACCTGCCAGAGAAACCCAAAACTCCTCAACAGCTGTGGTACAACCACGAGAAGAAGACCTACATGAAGCTCCACCCAGAG GTGAGTCAGAAGGAGCTGAAGGAGGCTCTGAGGAGACAGTGGTCCCAACTGTCTGACAAGAGAAGACTCAAGTGGATCAGCAAAGCCCTGGAGCTCCAGAAGGACTATGAG GGCAGTATGAGAGCGTATCATGAAGCTCACCCTGACGTGAACTCTGACGATCACGTCCGCTCGGTCCTCACTAAAGCAGAGAGACAGCTGAAGGACAAGTTTGACGGACGGCCTACGAAACCACCGCC TAACGGCTACTCTCTGTACTGTGCGGAGCTGATGGTGAACATGAAGGACGTCCCGAGCACGGAGCGGATGGTGCTGTGCAGTAAACAGTGGAAGATGATGACGCAGAAAGAGAAGGACATGTTCCAGAAACGCTGCGAGCAG AGAAAGAAGCAGTACGACATCGACCTGCAGCGGTTTCTGGAG agtCTCCCGGAGGAGGAACGAGATCGAGTCATGGGTGAGGAGAAACTGGGTGGAGCCAGACTGGGAGGGGGTGTGGCCGCCAGCCCGCACAGAGCCAAGTCTCCTTCTGTCAAG GAGCGGTGTCGGGAGGCGGAGCCAGAGACGTGGGCACCTGCCGGACCACCGAAAGACAGACGGGATGGGAAGAAGGCGGCGAAGCTTCCAGTGACGCCAAAAACAGCCGAGGAGATGTGGCAGCACAGTGTGATCGGAGACTACCTGGCTAAATACAGA AGCGACCGCAGGAAGGCTCAGGTGGCGATGGAGGCGGCCTGGAAGTCGatggagaagaaggagaagattCCTTGGATCAAGAAGGCAGCAGAGGATCAGAAGCGTTACGAG AGGGAGCTGTTGGAGATGAGAGCTCCAGCGGCGGCAGCGGCGCCGGCTCAGAGCCAGAGGAAACCCAAGTTTGATGGAGAACCGAAGAAACCTCCAGT GAGCGGGTATCAGATGTTCTCCCAGGAGCTGCTGACCAACGGCGAGCTGAATCACTTCAGCCTGAAGGAGCGCATGGTGGAGATCGGGAAGAGGTGGCACAAATTGAGCCAGAGTCAGAAAGACAAGTACAAGAAGAtggtggaggagcagcaggtggagtACAAGGCCGAGCTGGAGGACTGGGTCAAG TCTCTGTCTCCTCAGGACCGAGCCGTCTACAAAGAGTTCTCCTCCTCG AAACGTCGCAGCACCACAAAAGTTCGCAGCAGTCCTGGAGCTAAAGTCCGTGTGACGGCGAAGAAGGCGGCCAGTTCAAGAGCCACCACGCAAACAGTCGGCGTGAACAAGAGAGCCATGGCCTACAGAGCCAAG CAGGACATGACCGACTCAGACGAGGAGAAGAGTGACTCGTCTGATTCTGACGAAGACGATGAGACTTCAGGAAGCACCGACAGCGACGATGAGGATGATGAG AATGACGATGAGGACGAGGATGACGAGGACGATGAAGATCAGACCTCCTCAGAGGAATCTAGTGACTCAGACTCGGACTAG
- the ubtfl gene encoding upstream binding transcription factor, like isoform X6: protein MMNGSSSVSTAQSARIKSEPADDWSKEDCLTLLERIRSLLPDADGMKYKTTESHFDWDKVCFGSFTAEMCRQKWQKVSSEVRKYRTMTELIVDAMEFVKNPYKGKKLKTHPDFPKKPLTPYFRFFMEKRAKYAKIHPEMSNLDLTKILSKKYKELPDKKKQKYITEFQREKEEFEKNMARFKEDHPELIEERKKSDLPEKPKTPQQLWYNHEKKTYMKLHPEVSQKELKEALRRQWSQLSDKRRLKWISKALELQKDYEGSMRAYHEAHPDVNSDDHVRSVLTKAERQLKDKFDGRPTKPPPNGYSLYCAELMVNMKDVPSTERMVLCSKQWKMMTQKEKDMFQKRCEQRKKQYDIDLQRFLESLPEEERDRVMGEEKLGGARLGGGVAASPHRAKSPSVKERCREAEPETWAPAGPPKDRRDGKKAAKLPVTPKTAEEMWQHSVIGDYLAKYRSDRRKAQVAMEAAWKSMEKKEKIPWIKKAAEDQKRYERELLEMRAPAAAAAPAQSQRKPKFDGEPKKPPVSGYQMFSQELLTNGELNHFSLKERMVEIGKRWHKLSQSQKDKYKKMVEEQQVEYKAELEDWVKSLSPQDRAVYKEFSSSKRRSTTKVRSSPGAKVRVTAKKAASSRATTQTVGVNKRAMAYRAKDMTDSDEEKSDSSDSDEDDETSGSTDSDDEDDENDDEDEDDEDDEDQTSSEESSDSDSD, encoded by the exons ATGATGAACGGCAGCAGCAGCGTCTCCACGGCTCAGAGTGCCAGGATCAAAAGTGAACCAG cagatGATTGGTCAAAGGAGGACTGTCTGACTCTGTTGGAGAGGATTCGCAGTCTCCTGCCGGACGCAGACGGGATGAAGTATAAGACCACAGAGTCGCACTTCGACTGGGACAAAGTTTGTTTCGGCAGCTTCACCGCAGAAATGTGCCGCCAGAAATGGCAGAAAGTCTCATCAGAG GTTCGAAAGTACAGAACAATGACGGAGCTCATCGTGGACGCCATGGAGTTCGTCAAGAATCCGTATAAAGGCAAGAAACTGAAG ACTCATCCAGAtttcccaaaaaaacccctgacTCCATACTTCCGCTTCTTCATGGAGAAACGAGCCAAGTACGCCAAAATCCACCCGGAGATGAGCAACCTGGACCTGACCAAGATCCTGTCCAAGAAGTACAAAGAGCTGCCCGACAAGAAGAAG CAAAAATACATCACAGAGTTCCAGCGAGAGAAGGAGGAGTTTGAGAAGAACATGGCTCGATTCAA GGAGGACCATCCGGAGCTGATCGAGGAGAGGAAGAAGTCCGACCTGCCAGAGAAACCCAAAACTCCTCAACAGCTGTGGTACAACCACGAGAAGAAGACCTACATGAAGCTCCACCCAGAG GTGAGTCAGAAGGAGCTGAAGGAGGCTCTGAGGAGACAGTGGTCCCAACTGTCTGACAAGAGAAGACTCAAGTGGATCAGCAAAGCCCTGGAGCTCCAGAAGGACTATGAG GGCAGTATGAGAGCGTATCATGAAGCTCACCCTGACGTGAACTCTGACGATCACGTCCGCTCGGTCCTCACTAAAGCAGAGAGACAGCTGAAGGACAAGTTTGACGGACGGCCTACGAAACCACCGCC TAACGGCTACTCTCTGTACTGTGCGGAGCTGATGGTGAACATGAAGGACGTCCCGAGCACGGAGCGGATGGTGCTGTGCAGTAAACAGTGGAAGATGATGACGCAGAAAGAGAAGGACATGTTCCAGAAACGCTGCGAGCAG AGAAAGAAGCAGTACGACATCGACCTGCAGCGGTTTCTGGAG agtCTCCCGGAGGAGGAACGAGATCGAGTCATGGGTGAGGAGAAACTGGGTGGAGCCAGACTGGGAGGGGGTGTGGCCGCCAGCCCGCACAGAGCCAAGTCTCCTTCTGTCAAG GAGCGGTGTCGGGAGGCGGAGCCAGAGACGTGGGCACCTGCCGGACCACCGAAAGACAGACGGGATGGGAAGAAGGCGGCGAAGCTTCCAGTGACGCCAAAAACAGCCGAGGAGATGTGGCAGCACAGTGTGATCGGAGACTACCTGGCTAAATACAGA AGCGACCGCAGGAAGGCTCAGGTGGCGATGGAGGCGGCCTGGAAGTCGatggagaagaaggagaagattCCTTGGATCAAGAAGGCAGCAGAGGATCAGAAGCGTTACGAG AGGGAGCTGTTGGAGATGAGAGCTCCAGCGGCGGCAGCGGCGCCGGCTCAGAGCCAGAGGAAACCCAAGTTTGATGGAGAACCGAAGAAACCTCCAGT GAGCGGGTATCAGATGTTCTCCCAGGAGCTGCTGACCAACGGCGAGCTGAATCACTTCAGCCTGAAGGAGCGCATGGTGGAGATCGGGAAGAGGTGGCACAAATTGAGCCAGAGTCAGAAAGACAAGTACAAGAAGAtggtggaggagcagcaggtggagtACAAGGCCGAGCTGGAGGACTGGGTCAAG TCTCTGTCTCCTCAGGACCGAGCCGTCTACAAAGAGTTCTCCTCCTCG AAACGTCGCAGCACCACAAAAGTTCGCAGCAGTCCTGGAGCTAAAGTCCGTGTGACGGCGAAGAAGGCGGCCAGTTCAAGAGCCACCACGCAAACAGTCGGCGTGAACAAGAGAGCCATGGCCTACAGAGCCAAG GACATGACCGACTCAGACGAGGAGAAGAGTGACTCGTCTGATTCTGACGAAGACGATGAGACTTCAGGAAGCACCGACAGCGACGATGAGGATGATGAG AATGACGATGAGGACGAGGATGACGAGGACGATGAAGATCAGACCTCCTCAGAGGAATCTAGTGACTCAGACTCGGACTAG
- the ubtfl gene encoding upstream binding transcription factor, like isoform X2 encodes MMNGSSSVSTAQSARIKSEPDDWSKEDCLTLLERIRSLLPDADGMKYKTTESHFDWDKVCFGSFTAEMCRQKWQKVSSEVRKYRTMTELIVDAMEFVKNPYKGKKLKTHPDFPKKPLTPYFRFFMEKRAKYAKIHPEMSNLDLTKILSKKYKELPDKKKQKYITEFQREKEEFEKNMARFKEDHPELIEERKKSDLPEKPKTPQQLWYNHEKKTYMKLHPEVSQKELKEALRRQWSQLSDKRRLKWISKALELQKDYEGSMRAYHEAHPDVNSDDHVRSVLTKAERQLKDKFDGRPTKPPPNGYSLYCAELMVNMKDVPSTERMVLCSKQWKMMTQKEKDMFQKRCEQRKKQYDIDLQRFLESLPEEERDRVMGEEKLGGARLGGGVAASPHRAKSPSVKERCREAEPETWAPAGPPKDRRDGKKAAKLPVTPKTAEEMWQHSVIGDYLAKYRSDRRKAQVAMEAAWKSMEKKEKIPWIKKAAEDQKRYEVQYHPVRELLEMRAPAAAAAPAQSQRKPKFDGEPKKPPVSGYQMFSQELLTNGELNHFSLKERMVEIGKRWHKLSQSQKDKYKKMVEEQQVEYKAELEDWVKSLSPQDRAVYKEFSSSKRRSTTKVRSSPGAKVRVTAKKAASSRATTQTVGVNKRAMAYRAKQDMTDSDEEKSDSSDSDEDDETSGSTDSDDEDDENDDEDEDDEDDEDQTSSEESSDSDSD; translated from the exons ATGATGAACGGCAGCAGCAGCGTCTCCACGGCTCAGAGTGCCAGGATCAAAAGTGAACCAG atGATTGGTCAAAGGAGGACTGTCTGACTCTGTTGGAGAGGATTCGCAGTCTCCTGCCGGACGCAGACGGGATGAAGTATAAGACCACAGAGTCGCACTTCGACTGGGACAAAGTTTGTTTCGGCAGCTTCACCGCAGAAATGTGCCGCCAGAAATGGCAGAAAGTCTCATCAGAG GTTCGAAAGTACAGAACAATGACGGAGCTCATCGTGGACGCCATGGAGTTCGTCAAGAATCCGTATAAAGGCAAGAAACTGAAG ACTCATCCAGAtttcccaaaaaaacccctgacTCCATACTTCCGCTTCTTCATGGAGAAACGAGCCAAGTACGCCAAAATCCACCCGGAGATGAGCAACCTGGACCTGACCAAGATCCTGTCCAAGAAGTACAAAGAGCTGCCCGACAAGAAGAAG CAAAAATACATCACAGAGTTCCAGCGAGAGAAGGAGGAGTTTGAGAAGAACATGGCTCGATTCAA GGAGGACCATCCGGAGCTGATCGAGGAGAGGAAGAAGTCCGACCTGCCAGAGAAACCCAAAACTCCTCAACAGCTGTGGTACAACCACGAGAAGAAGACCTACATGAAGCTCCACCCAGAG GTGAGTCAGAAGGAGCTGAAGGAGGCTCTGAGGAGACAGTGGTCCCAACTGTCTGACAAGAGAAGACTCAAGTGGATCAGCAAAGCCCTGGAGCTCCAGAAGGACTATGAG GGCAGTATGAGAGCGTATCATGAAGCTCACCCTGACGTGAACTCTGACGATCACGTCCGCTCGGTCCTCACTAAAGCAGAGAGACAGCTGAAGGACAAGTTTGACGGACGGCCTACGAAACCACCGCC TAACGGCTACTCTCTGTACTGTGCGGAGCTGATGGTGAACATGAAGGACGTCCCGAGCACGGAGCGGATGGTGCTGTGCAGTAAACAGTGGAAGATGATGACGCAGAAAGAGAAGGACATGTTCCAGAAACGCTGCGAGCAG AGAAAGAAGCAGTACGACATCGACCTGCAGCGGTTTCTGGAG agtCTCCCGGAGGAGGAACGAGATCGAGTCATGGGTGAGGAGAAACTGGGTGGAGCCAGACTGGGAGGGGGTGTGGCCGCCAGCCCGCACAGAGCCAAGTCTCCTTCTGTCAAG GAGCGGTGTCGGGAGGCGGAGCCAGAGACGTGGGCACCTGCCGGACCACCGAAAGACAGACGGGATGGGAAGAAGGCGGCGAAGCTTCCAGTGACGCCAAAAACAGCCGAGGAGATGTGGCAGCACAGTGTGATCGGAGACTACCTGGCTAAATACAGA AGCGACCGCAGGAAGGCTCAGGTGGCGATGGAGGCGGCCTGGAAGTCGatggagaagaaggagaagattCCTTGGATCAAGAAGGCAGCAGAGGATCAGAAGCGTTACGAGGTTCAGTACCATCCCGTG AGGGAGCTGTTGGAGATGAGAGCTCCAGCGGCGGCAGCGGCGCCGGCTCAGAGCCAGAGGAAACCCAAGTTTGATGGAGAACCGAAGAAACCTCCAGT GAGCGGGTATCAGATGTTCTCCCAGGAGCTGCTGACCAACGGCGAGCTGAATCACTTCAGCCTGAAGGAGCGCATGGTGGAGATCGGGAAGAGGTGGCACAAATTGAGCCAGAGTCAGAAAGACAAGTACAAGAAGAtggtggaggagcagcaggtggagtACAAGGCCGAGCTGGAGGACTGGGTCAAG TCTCTGTCTCCTCAGGACCGAGCCGTCTACAAAGAGTTCTCCTCCTCG AAACGTCGCAGCACCACAAAAGTTCGCAGCAGTCCTGGAGCTAAAGTCCGTGTGACGGCGAAGAAGGCGGCCAGTTCAAGAGCCACCACGCAAACAGTCGGCGTGAACAAGAGAGCCATGGCCTACAGAGCCAAG CAGGACATGACCGACTCAGACGAGGAGAAGAGTGACTCGTCTGATTCTGACGAAGACGATGAGACTTCAGGAAGCACCGACAGCGACGATGAGGATGATGAG AATGACGATGAGGACGAGGATGACGAGGACGATGAAGATCAGACCTCCTCAGAGGAATCTAGTGACTCAGACTCGGACTAG